The following coding sequences are from one Kushneria phosphatilytica window:
- the rpsP gene encoding 30S ribosomal protein S16 — protein MVTIRLARGGARKRPFYHLHVTDSRVKRDGRFIEQVGFFNPVARGQQQRMRIDLERIEYWQSQGAQLSDRVAELVRYARKQQSAA, from the coding sequence ATGGTAACCATTCGTCTGGCACGAGGCGGCGCTCGCAAGCGTCCCTTCTATCACCTGCACGTGACCGATTCGCGCGTTAAGCGTGATGGTCGTTTCATTGAGCAGGTTGGTTTCTTTAACCCGGTTGCTCGCGGGCAGCAGCAGCGCATGCGTATCGATCTCGAGCGTATCGAATACTGGCAGAGCCAGGGTGCACAGCTCTCCGATCGTGTCGCTGAGCTGGTGCGTTACGCACGCAAGCAGCAGAGCGCGGCCTGA
- the rimM gene encoding ribosome maturation factor RimM (Essential for efficient processing of 16S rRNA), producing the protein MQTVVANGNDEFVVLGKLNSPHGVRGWIRVYSWTTPIDGIFDYPRWTVEVGDSRRCLNVVEGQRHGKGLIARLEGVDSRSDAEELTNARILLPTEALPTLESGEYYWYQLEGLTVSTIDGQSLGTVAWLFETGANDVLVIKGDRERLIPFLPDEVIQDIDLDAGTMTVNWDPDF; encoded by the coding sequence ATGCAGACAGTGGTCGCTAACGGTAACGATGAGTTCGTGGTGCTGGGCAAGCTCAACAGCCCGCACGGTGTGCGAGGCTGGATTCGGGTCTACTCCTGGACCACACCCATCGACGGTATCTTCGACTATCCGCGCTGGACAGTCGAAGTGGGTGACAGTCGACGTTGTCTGAATGTGGTCGAGGGGCAGCGCCATGGCAAGGGGCTGATCGCTCGCCTCGAAGGCGTCGATTCACGCTCGGACGCCGAAGAGCTGACCAATGCCCGTATTCTGTTGCCGACAGAGGCCCTGCCGACACTCGAATCGGGTGAATACTACTGGTATCAGCTCGAAGGGCTAACGGTTTCGACGATTGATGGCCAGTCTCTCGGCACGGTCGCCTGGCTGTTTGAAACCGGCGCCAACGATGTGCTGGTCATCAAGGGCGATCGGGAGCGATTGATCCCGTTTCTACCTGATGAGGTGATTCAGGACATTGATCTGGATGCCGGTACCATGACGGTTAACTGGGATCCCGATTTCTGA
- a CDS encoding VOC family protein, protein MQPDGIIETVLYTGDMTASRTFFESVMGLEPHNSDERFTAYPVGHSMLLIFQQGQTDETVRLPEGMGTIPPHNGGGEQHIALAVGADTLPAWETRLAEHGIAIEGRTHWPPGGESIYFRDPDHHLIELVTPGLWPNY, encoded by the coding sequence ATGCAGCCTGACGGTATCATCGAAACCGTGCTTTATACTGGTGACATGACCGCCAGTCGCACCTTTTTCGAAAGTGTCATGGGGCTGGAGCCCCACAACAGCGACGAACGTTTCACAGCCTATCCGGTGGGTCACTCGATGCTATTGATCTTTCAGCAGGGTCAGACTGACGAAACCGTCCGATTACCCGAGGGCATGGGCACCATTCCACCGCATAACGGCGGCGGCGAGCAGCATATTGCGCTGGCCGTTGGGGCAGACACGCTGCCGGCATGGGAAACACGGCTGGCCGAACACGGTATCGCCATCGAGGGGCGTACCCACTGGCCTCCGGGCGGCGAGAGTATCTATTTTCGCGACCCGGACCACCATCTGATCGAGCTGGTCACCCCGGGGCTGTGGCCGAACTACTGA
- the thrC gene encoding threonine synthase, whose translation MRYISTRGQAPTLNFEEVVLTGLAGDGGLYVPEEIPQFSREELEAMAGQPYTEVAFRVMKPFVGDEIDDATFRRLIEETYGTFKHAAVTPLNQLDHNHWLLELFHGPTLAFKDVALQLLGRLLDHFLSRRGEKGVIMGATSGDTGSAAIEGCRHCDNLDIFILHPHNRVSPVQRRQMTTVLADNVHNIAIEGNFDDAQAIVKGSFADQAFLRGTRLIAVNSINWARIMAQIVYYVAAGVALGAPHREVSFTVPSANFGNLFAGYMARCMGLPVKQFVIATNVNDILHRTLTENDFSKRELQATLAPSMDIVVSSNFERLLFEAYGRDSTAVRDVLERFQREPAMLADAPLAELRRLFASHRVDDDTILEVIREAFTATGELLDPHTAIGYRAAQRARSDDTTPMITLATAHPAKFEEAVVRAGFEGAPLPESMQDLMTREERYDVLPAELAEVQRFIAEHRH comes from the coding sequence ATGCGTTATATCAGTACCCGTGGGCAGGCGCCGACGCTGAATTTCGAGGAAGTGGTGCTGACCGGGCTGGCCGGGGATGGCGGGCTTTACGTTCCCGAGGAGATTCCGCAGTTTTCGCGCGAGGAACTCGAGGCGATGGCGGGGCAGCCCTATACCGAGGTGGCCTTTCGGGTGATGAAGCCCTTCGTTGGTGACGAGATCGACGATGCGACCTTTCGTCGGCTGATCGAGGAGACCTACGGTACCTTCAAGCATGCGGCCGTTACGCCCCTCAATCAGCTCGATCACAATCACTGGCTGCTCGAGCTGTTCCACGGTCCGACGCTCGCGTTCAAGGATGTAGCGCTGCAGCTGCTGGGTCGGCTGCTGGATCACTTTCTCTCCCGGCGTGGCGAGAAGGGTGTCATCATGGGCGCGACCTCGGGGGATACCGGCTCTGCAGCGATCGAGGGATGTCGACACTGCGATAATCTCGATATCTTCATTCTGCATCCGCACAACCGGGTATCACCGGTACAACGCCGTCAAATGACCACGGTGCTGGCGGATAATGTTCATAACATCGCCATCGAGGGCAACTTCGATGACGCCCAGGCGATCGTCAAGGGCAGCTTCGCCGATCAGGCCTTCCTGCGCGGAACCCGGTTGATTGCGGTCAACTCGATCAACTGGGCGCGCATCATGGCCCAGATCGTCTACTACGTGGCGGCAGGCGTGGCGCTGGGGGCGCCGCATCGCGAGGTCAGTTTCACCGTGCCCTCGGCCAATTTCGGCAATCTCTTTGCCGGCTATATGGCACGCTGCATGGGACTGCCGGTAAAGCAGTTCGTGATTGCTACCAATGTCAACGACATCCTTCATCGCACCCTGACCGAAAACGACTTCTCAAAGCGAGAGCTGCAGGCGACGCTGGCGCCCTCGATGGATATCGTGGTGTCGTCGAACTTCGAGCGTCTGTTGTTCGAGGCCTATGGCCGCGACAGTACGGCGGTACGCGACGTGCTCGAGCGGTTCCAGCGTGAGCCTGCCATGCTGGCCGATGCACCGCTGGCCGAGCTGCGCCGGCTGTTTGCCAGCCATCGGGTTGATGACGACACTATCCTTGAAGTGATCCGCGAAGCCTTCACGGCCACCGGGGAGCTGCTCGATCCGCATACCGCGATTGGCTACCGCGCCGCGCAGCGTGCCCGTTCGGACGACACTACGCCAATGATCACGCTGGCCACCGCTCACCCGGCCAAGTTCGAGGAGGCCGTGGTACGCGCGGGCTTCGAAGGTGCACCGCTACCCGAGTCGATGCAGGATCTGATGACCCGTGAAGAGCGTTATGATGTCCTGCCGGCCGAACTGGCCGAGGTTCAGCGCTTTATTGCCGAGCACCGCCACTGA
- a CDS encoding YitT family protein, translating to MTSTETIAQRHRPWEDFMAIMLGSACAALGLGLYAHAEILIGSTAGISLLISYATGWAFGPVFFVVNMPFYWLAWQRVGHQFTLKTFAAIALLSWISWCLPGWIEIGRVEPLFAALMGGALIGLGALALFRHRGSLGGFNILALYVQDRHGWRAGNVQMALDGLVMLAAFSVLPVENVLYSMLGAVVLAVILTFNHRPGRYTGVSSN from the coding sequence ATGACTTCTACCGAGACCATCGCCCAGCGCCATCGCCCCTGGGAAGATTTCATGGCTATTATGCTGGGGTCGGCCTGTGCCGCACTGGGATTGGGGCTCTATGCGCATGCCGAGATACTGATTGGTAGCACGGCCGGCATCTCATTGTTGATCAGCTACGCTACCGGCTGGGCTTTCGGGCCGGTGTTCTTTGTCGTCAACATGCCGTTCTACTGGCTTGCCTGGCAACGAGTGGGGCACCAGTTCACTCTGAAGACCTTTGCCGCCATTGCCCTGCTGTCCTGGATCAGCTGGTGTCTGCCGGGGTGGATCGAGATCGGTAGGGTCGAGCCGCTGTTTGCTGCACTGATGGGGGGCGCCCTGATCGGACTGGGCGCACTGGCACTGTTTCGTCACCGGGGCAGTTTGGGTGGTTTCAATATCCTTGCGCTGTACGTACAGGATCGCCATGGCTGGCGCGCCGGTAACGTTCAGATGGCGCTCGATGGACTGGTGATGCTGGCAGCCTTTTCCGTACTGCCGGTCGAAAATGTGCTCTACTCGATGCTGGGCGCAGTAGTGTTGGCGGTGATCCTGACCTTTAATCACCGGCCCGGGCGCTATACCGGCGTAAGCAGCAATTGA
- a CDS encoding DsbC family protein yields MNPTPVALVRRLTAVLALGACVMTPALAATDSSAPTPADLSDKLVVNGQKMPVQSIGSTPMEGIFEVQLDSGETFYTDRSGQYLLVGSLYHNNGKRLVNLTEQAQNQQRHKAIMDIPDSEAVVFKPAGKVHSVLTVFTDTTCPYCQKLHHEVPELNKRGIEVRYLAFPRAGLHGEGARELRRVWCSDNRSEAFTAAIDGDLDQSSDDCDAPIAKQYQLGQQLGVQGTPAIVFPDGRMVPGYLPVDRLTAMINQESDSSSDSGQ; encoded by the coding sequence ATGAATCCGACTCCTGTCGCCCTTGTTCGTCGTCTGACCGCTGTCCTTGCGCTCGGGGCCTGTGTCATGACTCCGGCACTGGCCGCGACCGACAGCAGTGCTCCAACGCCGGCGGATCTCTCCGACAAACTGGTCGTCAATGGCCAGAAGATGCCCGTCCAGTCGATCGGCAGTACGCCCATGGAAGGTATCTTTGAAGTTCAGCTCGATAGTGGTGAAACCTTCTATACCGATCGCAGCGGTCAGTATCTGCTGGTGGGCAGCCTGTATCACAATAATGGCAAACGGCTGGTGAACCTCACCGAGCAGGCCCAGAATCAGCAGCGCCACAAGGCCATCATGGATATCCCGGATAGCGAAGCGGTGGTGTTCAAACCGGCCGGCAAGGTTCACTCGGTGCTGACTGTCTTCACTGATACCACCTGTCCCTACTGCCAGAAACTGCACCATGAAGTGCCGGAGCTCAACAAGCGGGGCATCGAGGTGCGCTATCTGGCTTTCCCGAGGGCCGGCCTTCATGGTGAGGGCGCCCGGGAGTTGCGTCGGGTCTGGTGCAGCGATAATCGCAGCGAGGCCTTCACGGCCGCCATTGACGGCGACCTTGACCAGAGCAGTGACGATTGTGACGCACCGATCGCGAAGCAGTATCAACTGGGCCAGCAACTGGGTGTACAGGGCACGCCTGCCATCGTTTTCCCTGATGGCCGCATGGTTCCCGGCTATCTGCCGGTAGATCGGCTGACCGCGATGATCAATCAGGAGAGCGACAGTTCATCCGATAGCGGGCAGTAG
- the xerD gene encoding site-specific tyrosine recombinase XerD: MTDDELRDAFLDALWLERGASDNTLAAYRRDLVHWQRWLIEREASLLTATPECFERFLDDRQTSGYQARSDARLTSSLRRFYRWALLEGRLERDPLSEAISPRVRPDLPSTLDETEVERLLAAPDVSTPLGLRDRAMLEVLYACGLRVSELVMLRIDSVNQRQGVLRVIGKGETERLVPMGEEALDWLERYLRQGRSELMSDISRAPLFPGRGDGFMTRQTFWHRIKRHAVSASITSPLSPHTLRHAFATHLLNHGAHLRVVQELLGHRDLSTTQIYTHVAQARLEAIHAQHHPRG; this comes from the coding sequence ATGACCGACGATGAGCTGCGCGATGCTTTCCTGGATGCGCTTTGGCTTGAGCGTGGCGCCAGTGACAACACCCTGGCGGCCTATCGCCGTGATCTGGTCCATTGGCAGCGTTGGCTGATCGAGCGGGAGGCCTCACTGCTGACCGCCACTCCCGAGTGTTTCGAGCGTTTTCTCGATGACCGTCAGACCTCCGGCTATCAGGCGCGTTCCGATGCGCGGCTGACGTCGAGTCTGCGTCGCTTCTATCGCTGGGCACTGCTGGAAGGGCGGCTTGAGCGCGATCCGCTCAGTGAGGCGATCTCGCCGCGAGTGCGTCCGGACCTGCCATCGACTCTCGATGAAACCGAAGTTGAGCGCCTGCTGGCCGCGCCCGATGTGAGTACGCCGCTGGGTCTGCGTGACAGGGCGATGCTGGAAGTGCTCTACGCTTGCGGATTGCGGGTCTCCGAGCTGGTGATGCTGCGTATCGATAGCGTCAATCAGCGCCAGGGCGTACTACGTGTCATCGGCAAGGGGGAAACCGAGCGGCTGGTCCCCATGGGAGAAGAAGCGCTGGACTGGCTCGAGCGCTATCTGCGCCAGGGGCGTAGCGAACTGATGAGCGACATCAGTCGTGCTCCGCTCTTCCCGGGACGCGGTGATGGTTTCATGACCCGTCAGACCTTCTGGCATCGCATCAAGCGCCATGCCGTCAGTGCCAGTATTACCTCACCGCTGTCGCCACATACCCTGCGTCATGCCTTTGCTACTCATCTGTTGAATCATGGCGCCCATTTGCGTGTCGTACAGGAACTGCTGGGTCATCGCGATCTGTCGACGACCCAGATCTATACCCATGTGGCCCAGGCCCGGCTGGAAGCCATTCATGCGCAACACCATCCACGAGGTTGA
- the trmD gene encoding tRNA (guanosine(37)-N1)-methyltransferase TrmD — protein MWMGVVSLFPDMFEAVTRHGVTGRAVDRGLVEIEFFNPRDHATDRHRSVDDRPYGGGPGMLMKVDTLRGAIHAARQRAAELDGGSTADTHVIYLSPQGRVLDQEGVRELAGHRRLILVAGRYEGIDERVVEADIDEEWSIGDYVLSGGELPAMVVCDAVARMVPEVLGHSGSAEADSFADGLLDCPHYTRPEVIDGRRVPAVLLGGNHDHIRRWRLKQSLGRTWSRRPELLAGRTLNEEQRQLLEEYIAEQAVDPSGSPEDGGGIF, from the coding sequence ATGTGGATGGGTGTCGTGTCACTGTTCCCCGATATGTTCGAAGCGGTGACCCGTCATGGGGTAACCGGTCGGGCAGTGGATCGCGGGCTGGTAGAGATCGAGTTCTTCAACCCGCGTGATCACGCCACCGACCGTCATCGCAGTGTTGATGATCGGCCCTATGGGGGCGGTCCCGGCATGCTGATGAAAGTGGATACGCTGCGAGGTGCCATCCACGCTGCACGTCAGCGCGCTGCCGAGCTTGATGGCGGCAGTACCGCGGACACTCATGTGATTTATCTTTCGCCACAGGGGCGGGTGCTGGATCAGGAAGGTGTTCGGGAGCTGGCGGGTCATCGGCGCCTGATTCTGGTAGCCGGGCGTTATGAAGGCATTGATGAGCGCGTGGTCGAAGCCGATATCGACGAAGAGTGGTCGATCGGTGATTACGTGCTCAGCGGTGGTGAATTGCCAGCCATGGTGGTCTGCGATGCCGTGGCACGCATGGTGCCCGAGGTGCTGGGGCACAGTGGTTCGGCTGAAGCCGATTCATTTGCCGACGGGTTGCTTGACTGTCCGCACTATACCCGCCCTGAAGTTATTGATGGGCGTCGTGTACCAGCGGTACTGCTCGGCGGCAATCACGACCATATCCGACGCTGGCGGCTCAAACAGTCGCTGGGTCGGACCTGGTCAAGACGACCGGAGTTGCTGGCCGGCAGAACGCTGAATGAAGAACAGCGCCAGTTGCTCGAGGAGTACATTGCCGAACAGGCAGTGGATCCTTCGGGCTCTCCGGAAGACGGTGGCGGGATTTTCTGA
- a CDS encoding homoserine dehydrogenase → MEPVRVGICGLGTVGSGTFNVLTRNADEIARRAGRPIVIEQVGARRDNAECDLTDIHVTRDIFEVARNPDIDVLVELIGGYDVARELVLEAIRHGKHVVTANKALIAVHGNELFRAAAEQGVIVAFEAAVAGGIPVIKSLREGLGANRIQWLAGIINGTGNYILTHMRDEGRAFDDVLAEAQSLGYAESDPTFDVEGIDAAHKLTILASIAFGVPLQFERAYTEGISRITAEDVEQADQLGYIIKHLGISRRTDEGVELRVHPTLIPKERLLANVHGVKNAIEVMGDAVGPTLYYGAGAGAEPTASAVVADLLDVARDIATHHDYRTPYLAFSGIDHDDQHPPILPMESIVTAYYLRLLAVDRPGVLARVATILAEQGVSIEALTQKEATEGELVPIIILTHRTREANMNEAIRQLESLADVAGSVTRIRVEDLDDA, encoded by the coding sequence GTGGAACCAGTGAGAGTAGGCATCTGTGGACTGGGCACGGTGGGTAGCGGTACCTTCAATGTACTGACCCGCAACGCTGATGAAATTGCACGCCGTGCCGGTCGTCCGATCGTGATCGAGCAGGTAGGTGCCCGCCGCGATAATGCCGAGTGCGATCTCACAGATATCCACGTGACCCGCGATATCTTCGAAGTGGCGCGCAATCCTGATATCGATGTCCTGGTCGAGCTGATCGGCGGCTATGATGTGGCCCGGGAGCTGGTGCTCGAAGCGATCCGGCATGGCAAGCATGTAGTGACGGCCAACAAGGCGCTGATCGCGGTGCATGGCAACGAGCTGTTTCGCGCGGCCGCCGAGCAGGGTGTGATTGTAGCTTTCGAGGCTGCGGTGGCCGGTGGTATCCCGGTGATCAAGTCACTGCGCGAGGGGCTGGGCGCCAACCGCATTCAGTGGCTGGCCGGCATCATCAACGGTACCGGGAACTATATCCTTACCCATATGCGTGATGAGGGACGGGCCTTTGATGATGTGCTTGCCGAAGCTCAGTCGCTGGGATATGCCGAATCCGACCCGACCTTCGATGTTGAAGGCATTGATGCTGCCCACAAGCTGACCATTCTTGCCTCGATTGCCTTCGGCGTACCGCTGCAGTTCGAACGCGCCTATACCGAAGGTATCTCGCGCATTACGGCCGAGGATGTCGAGCAGGCCGATCAGCTGGGTTACATCATCAAGCATCTGGGCATCTCCCGGCGCACCGACGAAGGTGTCGAACTGCGCGTCCATCCTACCCTGATCCCGAAGGAACGGCTGCTGGCCAATGTTCACGGGGTCAAGAATGCCATCGAAGTGATGGGCGATGCCGTAGGGCCAACGCTCTACTACGGTGCGGGCGCCGGTGCCGAGCCGACCGCTTCGGCCGTTGTGGCGGATCTGCTCGATGTGGCCCGGGATATTGCCACCCATCACGATTATCGCACCCCGTATCTGGCCTTCAGTGGTATCGATCACGATGATCAGCATCCGCCCATCCTGCCGATGGAGAGCATCGTTACTGCCTACTACCTGCGTCTGCTGGCCGTCGATCGCCCGGGTGTTCTGGCACGCGTGGCTACCATTCTTGCCGAGCAGGGGGTGAGCATCGAGGCGCTGACCCAGAAGGAAGCGACCGAAGGGGAGCTGGTGCCGATCATCATCCTGACCCACCGCACCCGTGAGGCCAACATGAACGAGGCCATTCGTCAGCTCGAGTCGCTGGCCGATGTGGCCGGTTCGGTGACACGCATTCGGGTCGAGGATCTCGACGACGCCTGA
- the rplS gene encoding 50S ribosomal protein L19, giving the protein MSSRNKIIQAIEAEQVNREIPEFGAGDTVSVQVKVVEGNRERLQAFEGVVIGKRNRGLNSAFTVRKVSSGVGVERTFQTYSPLIASIDVKRRGDVRQAKLYYLRERSGKAARIKEKITTKR; this is encoded by the coding sequence ATGAGCAGTCGTAACAAGATTATCCAGGCGATCGAAGCCGAGCAGGTCAATCGCGAAATTCCGGAATTCGGAGCCGGTGATACCGTGTCCGTGCAGGTCAAGGTCGTGGAAGGCAATCGCGAGCGTTTGCAGGCCTTCGAAGGCGTGGTGATCGGCAAGCGCAATCGTGGTCTGAACTCTGCCTTCACCGTGCGCAAGGTCTCCAGCGGCGTTGGGGTTGAGCGTACCTTTCAGACCTATAGCCCGCTGATCGCCTCCATCGATGTCAAGCGTCGTGGTGATGTGCGTCAGGCCAAGCTCTACTATCTGCGTGAGCGCAGTGGCAAGGCCGCTCGCATCAAGGAAAAAATCACCACCAAGCGGTGA
- a CDS encoding single-stranded-DNA-specific exonuclease RecJ, giving the protein MPVDAAPMRIADSLRKRITSRPRHEGLYREALDAGLSELQARIVAGRLGSPRAPLEALIRPALKYIEHPEKLCDSRRAAERIARAVAEGEHIGVLTDYDVDGITSHVVILRTLTELFGVPADRVHSLIGHRIHDGYGISLPLVERILTLAPQPSLIISADCGSSDEPRLARLREAGIDVVVTDHHALPVEGPPPSAHAVVNPSRHDCDYPDNTIAGCMVSWLLMSLTRAVLIELGLLMPDTPKLSPWLSYVALGTVADCVSLGDSAINRAVVTLGLTLINRMEEPCWRAMAEWLGEDSTPFDAETLAFQMGPRINARSRLDDPYAALHFMLARDDATARRYLAVLDEDNQSRKSIEADMVESARTLARTQLDEGARVLAVHLEDGHPGVQGIVASRLVQAWGRPTFVLTPAAQPGMLTGSGRSVEGVHLRNALQRAHELAPEALPRFGGHSGAAGIGVPLESLEAFREALTRAVDEQLGERELYPLILSDGALSDDQLQLTILDEIEALTPFGREFEAPLFEGRFLVEKTRLVGAEGNHLMMDLSSGRVMLRAIWFRAVSPGERSPFGLGETIHCAYRLSRNRWRGRESLQLMIEHAELADA; this is encoded by the coding sequence ATGCCAGTTGATGCCGCTCCGATGCGCATTGCCGACTCATTGCGCAAGCGCATCACCTCCCGACCGCGTCATGAGGGGCTCTATCGCGAAGCGCTCGACGCCGGTTTGTCGGAGCTGCAGGCTCGCATCGTGGCCGGCCGCCTCGGCTCTCCCCGGGCGCCCCTGGAAGCTCTGATCCGCCCGGCGCTGAAGTATATCGAGCATCCGGAAAAACTGTGTGACAGCCGCCGCGCCGCCGAGCGCATTGCTCGCGCCGTGGCCGAGGGGGAGCATATCGGGGTGCTCACCGACTACGATGTCGATGGCATTACCTCGCACGTGGTGATTCTGCGTACTCTGACCGAACTGTTCGGTGTCCCCGCCGATCGCGTACATAGTCTGATCGGCCATCGCATCCATGATGGCTACGGCATCAGCCTGCCGCTGGTCGAACGCATTCTGACGCTGGCGCCGCAACCGAGCCTGATCATCAGCGCCGATTGCGGTTCCAGCGATGAACCACGGCTTGCCCGGTTGCGCGAGGCAGGCATCGATGTGGTCGTCACTGATCATCACGCACTGCCCGTAGAGGGGCCCCCGCCCTCGGCGCATGCAGTGGTCAATCCGTCGCGTCATGACTGCGACTACCCTGATAACACCATCGCCGGTTGTATGGTGTCGTGGCTGCTGATGTCGCTGACTCGGGCGGTGCTGATCGAACTTGGCTTGCTGATGCCCGATACGCCCAAACTTTCGCCCTGGCTCTCCTATGTGGCTCTGGGCACGGTGGCAGACTGTGTCTCGCTGGGCGACAGTGCCATCAACAGGGCCGTGGTGACGCTCGGCCTGACGCTGATCAATCGCATGGAGGAACCCTGCTGGCGCGCAATGGCCGAGTGGCTGGGCGAGGACAGTACCCCCTTCGATGCCGAGACGCTGGCCTTCCAGATGGGGCCGCGGATCAACGCTCGTTCCCGACTCGATGATCCCTACGCTGCGCTGCATTTCATGCTGGCACGCGATGATGCTACAGCCCGGCGCTACCTGGCCGTGCTGGATGAAGACAACCAGTCGCGCAAGTCGATCGAAGCCGACATGGTGGAGAGTGCTCGCACACTGGCTCGGACGCAGCTCGATGAGGGGGCACGGGTACTGGCGGTCCATCTGGAAGATGGCCATCCCGGCGTGCAGGGCATTGTGGCCTCAAGACTGGTCCAGGCCTGGGGGCGACCAACCTTTGTACTGACGCCGGCTGCCCAGCCCGGCATGCTGACCGGATCGGGGCGTTCGGTCGAGGGTGTCCATCTGCGTAATGCCCTGCAGCGCGCACATGAACTCGCGCCCGAGGCACTGCCGCGTTTCGGCGGACACAGCGGGGCCGCCGGTATCGGAGTGCCGCTTGAGTCTCTGGAGGCGTTTCGCGAGGCGCTGACCCGGGCGGTGGATGAACAGCTTGGCGAGCGAGAGCTCTATCCACTGATTCTCTCCGATGGGGCGCTGTCCGATGATCAGCTGCAACTCACCATTCTCGACGAAATCGAAGCCCTGACGCCCTTTGGCCGCGAATTCGAAGCGCCGCTGTTCGAAGGCCGTTTTCTGGTGGAGAAGACCCGACTGGTGGGCGCCGAGGGCAATCATCTGATGATGGATCTCTCCAGTGGCAGGGTCATGTTGCGTGCCATCTGGTTCCGCGCGGTATCACCGGGCGAGCGCTCGCCCTTCGGGCTGGGTGAAACGATCCACTGTGCCTATCGGCTTTCCCGCAATCGCTGGCGTGGGCGCGAGAGTCTGCAGCTGATGATCGAGCACGCCGAACTCGCCGACGCCTGA